One region of Streptomyces rishiriensis genomic DNA includes:
- a CDS encoding alpha/beta hydrolase, translated as MAEPITPPLADAELTAFIEALRQDPGPPARDVGVAELRRAQRLRAEARPSGPGLAHVEDLTVGSSGVRARLYRPSAALRPLVVFLHGGMWTIGDLESHDRACRRLALRTGTAVLSVDFRRAPEYPWPVAVDDGVDAIRWAASGEDGGVAGPVVVMGDSSGGNLAALACLRLRDEGGPLPAAQVLVYPNTDLTLSCPSARSKATGWGLTTDDVAWGAEQWVADPSRRADPEVSPLYAADLSGLPPTVVVTAEHDPLRDEGDAYAARLAAANVSVRHRCEVGMIHGFLTLDTLSPAAAEAGERVFADVVDLLALVG; from the coding sequence ATGGCCGAACCGATCACCCCTCCACTCGCCGATGCCGAACTGACGGCCTTCATCGAGGCCCTGCGACAGGACCCCGGGCCTCCCGCTCGGGACGTGGGCGTGGCGGAGTTGCGGCGTGCGCAGCGACTCCGCGCCGAAGCCCGGCCGTCAGGGCCCGGGTTGGCGCACGTCGAGGATCTGACGGTCGGCTCGTCCGGCGTGAGGGCCCGCCTGTACCGGCCTTCAGCGGCGCTCCGGCCACTGGTGGTGTTCCTTCACGGAGGCATGTGGACGATCGGCGATCTGGAGTCACATGATCGGGCGTGCCGCAGGCTGGCGCTCAGGACCGGCACGGCCGTGCTGAGCGTAGATTTCCGCCGTGCTCCGGAGTATCCGTGGCCGGTCGCTGTCGATGACGGTGTGGACGCCATCCGGTGGGCCGCCTCCGGCGAAGACGGCGGTGTCGCGGGGCCGGTCGTCGTCATGGGCGACAGTTCCGGCGGAAACCTCGCGGCGCTCGCGTGCCTGCGTCTGCGCGATGAAGGGGGACCGCTGCCCGCCGCCCAGGTCCTGGTGTACCCCAACACCGATCTCACCCTGTCCTGTCCCAGCGCGCGTTCGAAGGCGACGGGGTGGGGCCTGACGACCGACGACGTCGCATGGGGGGCCGAGCAGTGGGTCGCGGACCCGTCCCGGCGCGCCGACCCCGAGGTCAGCCCACTGTATGCCGCCGATCTCAGCGGCCTGCCGCCCACCGTTGTCGTCACCGCGGAACACGATCCACTTCGGGATGAGGGCGACGCGTATGCCGCCCGGCTGGCCGCCGCGAACGTCTCGGTCAGACACCGCTGCGAGGTCGGCATGATCCACGGATTCCTCACCCTCGACACCCTTTCTCCAGCCGCCGCGGAGGCGGGAGAAAGGGTCTTCGCGGACGTCGTCGACCTGCTCGCCCTGGTCGGCTGA
- a CDS encoding amino acid transporter produces the protein MTDVNDLAAVDVVEHPAVPQRQGGAAARWLLRHRVQAVNPAAETGAGESHAWWKVMCLTGVDYFSSLAYVPAIAALAAGAVSPLATLLLVVLTLLGMLPMYRRVAGESPHGAGSVAMLEDLLPFWRGKLFVLVLLGFVVTSWIITITLSAADASVHMVESSYAPQALQGHEVVITVALLLLLGGVFLLGFSEAVSVAIPLVAVFLVLNAVTIGVGLMDVFTSPDAFSAWTGALTEGRGFGDLAGPALLAFPLLVLGLSGFETGVSMMPLISAEGETAEQRLKSRIRNARRLLTTAALVMSVYLLAASLVTTVLIPHKEFEAGGAANGRALAWLAHEHVGEAFGTAYDVSTILILWFAGASAMAGLVNIVPRYLPAYGMAPEWGRAVRPVVLVYTALCVIITIAFDADIDAQAGAYATGILAMMVSGAFAVTVSALRRRQRALSVGFAALTAVLLYALVANIIDKPDGITISAMFIVGIITISLISRISRTTELRADKVVFDETARRFVSGTLAHDNAINIIANRRQAGDAAEYADKEREQRATNPVPGLADILFLEIDVVDPSDFSETLTVHGVEIDGHRILRAAAPAAPNAIAAILLTLHETTGVQPHCYFAWAEGSPLTHMFRYFLLGRGDTAPLTREIIRQHQPDPARRPGIHVAG, from the coding sequence ATGACCGACGTGAACGATCTGGCCGCTGTGGATGTGGTGGAGCATCCTGCCGTACCGCAGCGCCAAGGCGGCGCTGCGGCGCGGTGGTTGCTGCGACACCGGGTGCAGGCGGTCAATCCTGCGGCGGAGACCGGCGCCGGCGAGTCCCATGCCTGGTGGAAGGTGATGTGCCTGACCGGCGTCGACTACTTCTCCAGCCTGGCCTACGTACCGGCCATCGCCGCCCTCGCAGCCGGCGCGGTCTCACCGCTGGCCACGCTGCTGCTCGTGGTCCTGACCCTGCTGGGAATGCTGCCGATGTACCGGCGGGTGGCCGGCGAGAGTCCGCACGGGGCCGGATCGGTGGCGATGCTGGAGGACCTGCTGCCGTTCTGGCGGGGCAAACTGTTCGTCCTCGTCCTGCTCGGGTTCGTGGTGACGTCGTGGATCATCACGATCACCCTGTCCGCGGCCGACGCCTCCGTGCACATGGTGGAGAGCTCCTACGCCCCGCAGGCCCTGCAAGGCCACGAGGTCGTCATCACCGTGGCGCTTCTGCTGCTCCTCGGCGGGGTGTTTCTGCTCGGGTTCAGCGAAGCCGTGAGCGTGGCCATCCCCTTGGTCGCCGTCTTCCTCGTGCTCAACGCGGTGACCATCGGCGTCGGCCTGATGGACGTGTTCACCAGCCCGGACGCCTTCTCGGCGTGGACCGGCGCACTCACCGAGGGCCGGGGATTCGGTGACCTGGCCGGGCCCGCGCTGCTGGCCTTCCCTCTGCTGGTGCTGGGCCTGTCCGGATTCGAGACCGGAGTGAGCATGATGCCGCTGATCTCCGCCGAGGGCGAGACCGCCGAGCAGAGGCTGAAGTCCCGCATCCGCAACGCCCGCAGACTGCTCACGACGGCCGCACTCGTCATGAGCGTCTACTTGCTGGCCGCGAGCCTCGTGACCACCGTCCTCATTCCGCACAAGGAGTTCGAGGCGGGCGGCGCGGCCAATGGCCGGGCCCTGGCCTGGCTGGCCCACGAACACGTGGGGGAAGCCTTCGGCACCGCCTACGACGTCAGCACCATCCTGATCCTCTGGTTCGCCGGCGCTTCCGCGATGGCCGGACTGGTCAACATCGTTCCGCGCTACCTCCCCGCCTACGGCATGGCCCCCGAATGGGGCCGCGCGGTACGCCCCGTCGTCCTGGTCTACACAGCTCTGTGCGTCATCATCACCATCGCCTTCGACGCCGACATCGACGCCCAGGCCGGCGCCTACGCCACGGGCATCCTCGCCATGATGGTCTCCGGCGCCTTCGCCGTCACCGTCTCCGCGCTGCGCCGCCGCCAGCGCGCCCTGTCCGTGGGATTCGCCGCGCTCACTGCGGTACTGCTCTACGCGCTGGTGGCCAACATCATCGACAAGCCGGACGGCATCACCATCTCGGCGATGTTCATCGTCGGCATCATCACCATCTCGCTGATTTCGCGCATCTCACGCACCACCGAACTGCGCGCGGACAAAGTCGTGTTCGACGAGACCGCCCGCCGGTTCGTCTCCGGCACCCTCGCCCACGACAACGCCATCAACATCATCGCCAACCGCCGCCAGGCGGGAGACGCCGCCGAGTACGCGGACAAGGAACGCGAGCAGCGTGCCACCAACCCGGTGCCCGGCCTCGCCGACATCCTGTTCCTGGAGATCGACGTCGTGGACCCCTCCGACTTCAGCGAGACCCTCACCGTCCACGGCGTCGAGATCGACGGACACCGGATCCTGCGAGCCGCGGCCCCGGCCGCCCCGAACGCCATCGCGGCGATCCTTCTCACCCTGCACGAGACCACCGGCGTACAGCCGCACTGCTACTTCGCCTGGGCCGAGGGCAGCCCCCTGACGCACATGTTCCGCTACTTCCTCCTCGGCCGCGGCGACACCGCCCCCCTCACCCGCGAGATCATCCGCCAGCACCAACCCGACCCCGCCCGCCGCCCGGGCATCCACGTCGCAGGCTGA